The genomic stretch CAGGCTCGCGGTGACGCCTGCTCGTTCATGTTGAGAGGTCATCGGTTTGCTCGTTGTTGCCATGAATTTTTCGTGGAAGTATAGCTCGCGAATTTGACATTTTGATAATGAGAATCATATTAAGAGAAAAGTATTAGTATTTAGATCAGGCAAATTCGGTTTAAATCGGATGTACTTGCAAAGCTATTTTTTGCAGTGGCTATTTAGTCTGGTCACATCGCCTGAGCACCCCGCGGTACCGACTGAGAATACGTTTCAAACATATGCGCGTCGGGGCTCGATACGTCGGACAAAGCGCCCCTATCAACATGCAAGCTTCATATATTGTTTTTATCCCGTCCCGCCCTCCGTTCGGACTTAACATTTGGGTCCGGCTTTGAAAAACCGAATTCGCAATGCCGGATATAAGAACTGGAATAAATGCGGAATATCGACAGCGAGAATGGTGCGTCACCGGTCATTGATGCGTCAGCACGACTGATAATCCAGATAACGGAGAGACATGCATGCTAAGCCCTCACGAATTCGCCACGCTAATGCTGGTCAAGGCAGCACCTGACCAGATCGACCTGAACCGCGAAGAACTGGACACCCTGCTGGAACAGCAACTGGTCGCGCTGGAACGACTCGCGTCCGGAGATCAGCGCCCCCGCCTCACCCGCGACGGCGATTCAGTGCTTCGGGCCGTTGCCCGAAAACGCTAGGTAGCAGCCGTCGGCGAGTCCGATCCCGCGCACTGGCGCAACACCGTGACGTCGCGTGTACAGCGGCGCACACTCGGTGGCGTTCGACAACGGATATCTCGGTCGCCCGATTCAGCGTTGACCTGCGGACTATCTGCGTGTGCCCCGAGCCACGCACTTCATCGGCTTCACGCAATCCCGCCGTTTTCCGTTGTGATCCGTCCTGGGCGGCACGACGTTCGCGCGGATCGTCCTTACAGGAGTTTTCATCATGCTGACCCCGGAACAGGTAGCAGCAACGCGGAAGGCCAACCTCGACATCCTGTTCGGCCTGGGCAACCAGGTCGTCGAAAGCGTTGAGAAACTGGCTGAACTGAACATGCAGGTGACCCGCTCGACGCTGGCGGATTCGTTTGATCTGGCGCAGAAGGCACTATCCGTGAAGGAACCGCGGGACTGGCTCGCGCTGAAAGACAGCCTCGCAGCGCCGACGGCAGAAAAGGTGCAAAGCTACAACCGGCAACTGTTCGACATCATGTTGTCGACCCAGACCGAATTCGCGAAAGTCGCACAGACGCAATGCGAAGCGTACGTCCGCCAGATGCAGTCGGTAGTGGAGGATGTCGCCAAAAACGTGCCGGCTGGCTCGGAGGCGGCCGTCGCCGCGCTGGACTCCGCGATCAAGGCGGCCCAAACGCTGGTCGAAACCGTACAGAGAACCGGCCAGCTGTCGAGTACGGGTCGGCGGCTAACGCCTCCCTTGGACCGCTTGACGGCCTCTCGATGCGCCGGGTGACGATCAGATCACGCCGCCCGGTCAGCTTCGCTCGCACACTTGGTGTTCCTTAATGCGGCCGCCGCGGCCATGTCAAGGTTGCTTCCGCATCGACGACCAGAGCAGGTCATTGCACATTGCAGGAGGTAAGGATGGATGAAGCCTGGCTAGGCACCGCCATAGGTTCGGCCGTCCTGCTGTTCGCGGTCATCTTTGTGTTCGGCCACTATCGACGCGAACATCGGCGGACGCAGTTGCTGCGGCAACTGGAATCTGTTGTCTGGCGTCAGCACATGAATTGATATTACGCATGACGTGCCTGGACCCGACGGACGCTGGATGAGGGGCGCGCACCGTCTACAAGCCCGACTTCCCGCACGTGCTTCACGACCAAGAACGTCGTGCGGAAAGGACTGGCGGGTAGAACAACAAGCGCGCTAGGAACACATGAACCATGCTGATCAGGCCGCACGGGACCTGGTGCACATCCGCCCATGATCCTGCGACTCGAGCATCTGCTTCACGACGATGAAACCGGGCGGGGCGTGAAGGTAGTAACGGGGTGAAAGAAGCGCATCTTGAGCGGGTGAAAGCGGAAATCACGAACTGGTACAACGTCATCAAAGCTGCGCATGAATTTGCTTTGTCGGACGAGCAAACGGTAGGAATCGAAATTCCCTCGTCGGGCAACGATAACGCCAGAAGGCGTGAGATTCTCCGGCAGGCTCTACAGGCTTCTTTCGAAACGTATGCCAAGCAGACCGATCGAACGCCGAATTGGGCAGTCGAGGCGAGCCGTGCGGCGATGCCGACGCGGATCGCTTCGTCGAGATCACGTCTTCCTGTAGATCAGGCCTTCTTGGTATAGCCGCTGCACCATCCCTTGCTATTGACTTGCTTTCCGCCAAACAGTGCACACGGGCCAAAAGCGTCGCCCGCCTTACCCGAATACAGCGAGCAGTTGCTGCACATTGAGCCGGCCACGTACTTCGACCCGTACTTGGCCTTGTCAATCTTGGTCGCGTCTTCCTTGTAGCCGAGCGCTACCGCGGTCGGGTCGCTTTCGCTAACGTGCGGTGCATCGGCGAACGCCTGGCGCGAGAGGGCGAGCGCCGAAGCGGCGCCAAGACTCGTAATCAGAAACGTGCGACGAGACTGTTTCATTGGGGATTCTCCCAGTGTTGTATTGGACCTGTTTGGCAGAGACCTTTACTGCCGCCGTTTTGTGACGGCGGCAACGCGGAGCATACAACGGAGATCGTTTGTCGCACTGCCTTCGCCGCAATGAAGAGAATAACGCCGCGGCCCGCTCCCGCAAATGTGCGCCTCCTCTCGTCCTCGCCCAGAATCCGCGCCTCTCGTCCGCTCAGGCCGATCCGGGAATGTTTCCGCAATCACGCTGCGCGATCGCGAGGCATGCCGTCAAGCCCGGCGATTCGATGCCGAACAGATTCACGAGCCCGCGCACCCCATGCGCCGCCGTGCCATGGATCAGGAAATCGGCAGCCGGCTCGCCGGGGCCCAAGAGCTTCGGTCGAATACCGACGTAGGTTTGCTGCAGCGCGCCGTCGGGCAGGCCGGGCCAGTACACGCGAATGGCGGCATAGAAGCTCTCGGCGCGGCGCGGGTCGACATCGTAGTTGATCGTATCGACCCACTCGACGTCGGACCCCAGGCGCACCTGGCCGCCAAGATCGAGCGTCAGATGGACGCCGAGCCCCGCTTCGTTCCGCATCGGATAGATAAGACGTGAAAACGGCGCTCGCCCGGACACGCTGA from Paraburkholderia hospita encodes the following:
- a CDS encoding phasin family protein, producing the protein MLTPEQVAATRKANLDILFGLGNQVVESVEKLAELNMQVTRSTLADSFDLAQKALSVKEPRDWLALKDSLAAPTAEKVQSYNRQLFDIMLSTQTEFAKVAQTQCEAYVRQMQSVVEDVAKNVPAGSEAAVAALDSAIKAAQTLVETVQRTGQLSSTGRRLTPPLDRLTASRCAG
- a CDS encoding high-potential iron-sulfur protein, translating into MKQSRRTFLITSLGAASALALSRQAFADAPHVSESDPTAVALGYKEDATKIDKAKYGSKYVAGSMCSNCSLYSGKAGDAFGPCALFGGKQVNSKGWCSGYTKKA